The segment TAGGTTCTTAACTCCATTGGTTCTCTCAGTGGGTCTATTGATGGGTTTGTAACTTGACATGCATCTAAAACAATTCTATCAAAGTATGTTGGGAAGTCCTTTGCGTTTGCCATTCCACTAAGCAATATGCAGCCGGTTTTTGCTTGGTTATAGATGTCTTCTCTTGCCTCTTCAGTCCATAATGGGTGTGGTCTATATGAGACAGGTTGATGAACAATTCTTATAGCATCTCTTGGACACATTGAAACACATCTGTGGCATGCACCGCATCTATTTGAGTATGCAACTATTCTGTTTCCCTGTCTTCTCAAAACTCCCCATGAACACTCTATTGTGCATCTCTCGCAAAGCATACATCTTTCATGGTCAATCTCTACCTTAAATTTTGGTGGCACTGTTGATGGTATCATGTTTCCACTCCGTTAATTTTGTTTTATAATTTTATTTAAAAAAGCAGATTTTACAGAAATGAATTTATTTGTTTACTTTTGCAATGACCATCTTTCCAGCGTCTGGCATCCAAACCCTATCCAAATCAGGGCAAATTGCTCTGATTGCTGCTTCTTCACTTGAAACAAAGAACAAGTCATCTTTTTCAGCAGCAATTAATGGTCTCAGTTTGATTCTATCAGTTAAACCAAGCATTGCATTTCCACTTTCAATATCTCCATTCATAAAGAGCATTCCCTCATGAGTTCCAACAATGATTGCAAAAGGTCCGTTGAGCATTGCACTTCCATAGGTCATTCTTATTGCTTCATGTACTTTTTTCTCTTCTTCTGGCATTCTCTCAATCTCATCCCAGAATCTTGGTGCTAATGCTGTTGCTGCATATTCTATTGGCAATTTATGCTTTCTAACAAGTAAATCGAGTAAGTAGGTAACAACTTCAGTGTCGGTTAATAACTTACACTTGTATCCAAATGATTCAACATATCTCTTGTTTGTTCCATAACTTGTTATCTCTCCGTTATGTACAACACTCCAATTTAATAGATTGAATGGATGTGCTCCTCCCCACCAACCTCTTGTGTTTGTTGGATATCTTGCATGGGAAATCCACATCCAGCCTTTGTATTTGTCTATTTTAAAGTACTCTGCAACCTCATGTGGCCATGCCGCTGCTTTAAAGACACCAAGGTTTTTACCACTTGAGAAAACAAACGCTCCGTCAATTTTATCGTTGATTTCCATTACCAATTCGACCATCTTGTCTTCTTCAAACAATTTGTATCTTTCATCAAACTCATAGAAGAATCTCCATGAAACAAATTCCTTATCAAGAACTCCTTCTTCAACTGGAATTTCCTCATCTTTGACAACGTATCCATATTTTTCAAGTGTGTATTTTACCTTCTCCCTTATTTCATCACAATCCTTTGGATCGAGAAAAACGTGTATTGCATATTTGTCAGAATACTTTGGATAAATTCCATATCCTACGTATCCAGCACCTTTACCATTTCCTCTCTCCCTTAAACAGTTAAGTGCTGTTGCTATCTTCTCTCCACTGATGAGTTTTTGTTCCCTACTAATAAAACCGATAATCCCGCACATAATCTTCCTCCTTTATAAAATTTGGAATAATCTATTATGAAAAAAGTTGTTTATATAATTTTATGATTATAAACATATTTAAATATTCAACAAAAAACCGGCATATATTTTCTTTATTCTCTATCTTCTATCTCAACGATACCTACTCTAAATAAGGAAACCACTGGAATTCCTTCTATTTCAGTTATCCCACTCTTATCTATCATTACAACAACCATTTTAGGATTTGCAATTTCTCTTAAATATTTTATTGCCTCTTTTATTGTACTCCCAGTGGTCATGACATCATCTATAATAACAATGTTTTTATGCTCAATGCTTGAAAAGTTCTGGCTTATAATACCAGTAATCTTCTTCCCTTCATCATGAACATGTTTTTTGGGAATGTAGATTGATAACTTTTTATCCATTTCATCAGAAATCATTGTTGCAAGGGGGATACCACTTGTAGCAATACCTATGACAACATCAAAT is part of the Methanotorris formicicus Mc-S-70 genome and harbors:
- a CDS encoding class II glutamine amidotransferase, whose translation is MCGIIGFISREQKLISGEKIATALNCLRERGNGKGAGYVGYGIYPKYSDKYAIHVFLDPKDCDEIREKVKYTLEKYGYVVKDEEIPVEEGVLDKEFVSWRFFYEFDERYKLFEEDKMVELVMEINDKIDGAFVFSSGKNLGVFKAAAWPHEVAEYFKIDKYKGWMWISHARYPTNTRGWWGGAHPFNLLNWSVVHNGEITSYGTNKRYVESFGYKCKLLTDTEVVTYLLDLLVRKHKLPIEYAATALAPRFWDEIERMPEEEKKVHEAIRMTYGSAMLNGPFAIIVGTHEGMLFMNGDIESGNAMLGLTDRIKLRPLIAAEKDDLFFVSSEEAAIRAICPDLDRVWMPDAGKMVIAKVNK
- a CDS encoding orotate phosphoribosyltransferase-like protein; the encoded protein is MKKKLIKKVIKLKDKGLTIGEIADELNVSMDTALYLVLNAEKLLSEEEAKETPEKRKKLDIFVEWNTVGDSSKRLKHITSIMCDILKDVEFDVVIGIATSGIPLATMISDEMDKKLSIYIPKKHVHDEGKKITGIISQNFSSIEHKNIVIIDDVMTTGSTIKEAIKYLREIANPKMVVVMIDKSGITEIEGIPVVSLFRVGIVEIEDRE